From a region of the Triticum aestivum cultivar Chinese Spring chromosome 7D, IWGSC CS RefSeq v2.1, whole genome shotgun sequence genome:
- the LOC123166872 gene encoding synaptonemal complex protein 1, whose product MPRPATSLRAPSRRRRLLENPIAPASVNSSSATSGCRGGSCTPKLRWSVRESQEGVSEQKAPRASSVRRLAAAVWRLWPPEEAPAAEHQGKSRVGLEFIPRHLQVQLLRKDHLGHKHGLKVETSSPNSVLGQHSGELHKVKLHLASALMPITGLENATKWKSESVCDRLSFGAYVIANQLDLIEKQQGQTHANIIQMELQRAQDRVGKLEAERVSAKKQLDRLLEKLREEKATWRRREHKKAQSILEDMKADLDHEKKNRRQLENINLKLVDELKEVKLAANNLLEEYDKERKTREMAEEVCNKLVREVEEQKSDIEVLERDFVKRREEVDEDRKLLQMAEVWREERVQMKLVDARLTLEDKYGELSKLQQDVEAFVASLGCAKGDSSILVREAEKIIREISLVRDLEVQFKYEPPAASEEILAIFKELRPSQELGRCKVQRSSLDELEIQQASGQMADVCLENLTNRSPCQDSEIEDESSWETTSHKDFQGSSFSRNGNGSEPSVNNVCDRISWTSGDNSEEVWQNDLSNIKVVEHEKKQSAISKFSRPRENHEIHQVDVEVDLINSLNRRMYYDAGEAADRGMGQSSPSMGPWSSRSPDSMNRGFRGCMELVQRHSLKAKLLEARMESQKIQLRRVLNHTT is encoded by the exons ATGCCGCGCCCCGCCACCTCGCTCCGCGCTCCGAGCCGCCGCCGGCGGCTTCTGGAAAACCCCATCGCCCCCGCATCCGTCAACTCCTCCTCTGCTACCAGCGGTTGCCGAGGCGGGTCCTGTACCCCGAAGCTGCGATGGAGCGTCAGGGAGAGCCAGGAGGGCGTCAGCGAGCAGAAGGCGCCGAGGGCTTCGTCCGTGAGGCGGCTCGCGGCCGCGGTGTGGCGCCTGTGGCCGCCGGAGGAGGCGCCCGCCGCAGAGCACCAGGGAAAATCTCGTGTCGGCCTCGAG TTTATACCGAGACATCTGCAAGTCCAGCTTCTCAGGAAGGATCATCTTGGTCACAAACATGGTCTGAAGGTTGAGACTTCAAGCCCCAATTCCGTTTTGGGGCAACACAGCGGAGAGCTCCACAAA GTTAAACTTCATCTCGCCTCAGCTTTGATGCCGATCACTGGCTTGGAGAATGCAACAAAGTGGAAGTCTGAGAGCGTATGTGATCGCCTCAGCTTTGGTGCCTATGTGATCGCCAACCAACTTGATCTCATTGAAAAACAGCAAGGGCAAACTCATGCTAATATAATCCAGATGGAGCTCCAGCGTGCACAAGATAGGGTGGGCAAGCTAGAAGCTGAGCGTGTTTCAGCTAAGAAGCAGCTTGACCGCTTGTTGGAGAAACTGAGGGAGGAGAAAGCAACCTGGCGGAGGAGAGAACACAAGAAGGCCCAATCCATTCTTGAGGATATGAAGGCAGACCTCGACCATGAGAAGAAGAACCGGAGGCAACTAGAGAACATTAACTTGAAGCTTGTTGATGAGTTGAAGGAGGTCAAATTGGCAGCCAATAATCTGTTGGAGGAGTATGACAAGGAGAGGAAGACACGGGAAATGGCCGAGGAGGTGTGCAACAAACTGGTGAGGGAGGTCGAGGAACAAAAATCCGATATTGAAGTCTTGGAGCGGGACTTTGTGAAACGGCGGGAGGAGGTGGATGAGGACAGAAAGTTGCTACAGATGGCCGAGGTGTGGCGGGAAGAGCGGGTGCAGATGAAACTTGTGGATGCAAGGCTCACTCTGGAAGACAAATACGGCGAGCTAAGCAAATTGCAACAGGATGTTGAGGCCTTTGTCGCCTCTTTGGGTTGTGCCAAGGGAGACAGCAGCATTCTAGTACGAGAAGCAGAGAAAATTATAAGGGAAATTAGCTTGGTGAGGGACCTGGAGGTTCAATTCAAGTATGAGCCGCCTGCAGCATCGGAGGAAATATTAGCCATATTCAAGGAGCTCCGCCCGAGCCAAGAGCTCGGACGATGCAAGGTGCAGAGGTCTTCACTAGATGAATTAGAAATTCAACAAGCTAGCGGCCAAATGGCTGACGTATGCCTGGAGAACCTAACCAATAGAAGCCCTTGCCAAGACAGTGAAATAGAAGATGAGAGCAGCTGGGAGACTACAAGCCACAAAGACTTTCAGGGTTCAAGCTTTTCACGGAACGGGAATGGAAGCGAACCTTCAGTCAACAATGTATGTGACAGAATTTCCTGGACGAGTGGAGACAATTCGGAGGAGGTCTGGCAGAATGACCTGAGCAATATCAAAGTTGTGGAGCACGAGAAGAAACAGTCGGCAATATCAAAGTTCTCGAGGCCTCGGGAAAACCATGAAATCCACCAGGTGGATGTGGAGGTGGATCTAATAAACTCGTTGAACAGACGTATGTATTATGACGCTGGCGAAGCTGCAGATCGGGGTATGGGACAGAGCTCCCCGAGCATGGGACCATGGAGCTCGCGGTCGCCGGACTCGATGAACCGTGGCTTCAGAGGCTGCATGGAGCTGGTCCAGAGGCACAGCCTGAAAGCAAAGCTTCTAGAAGCTCGGATGGAGAGCCAGAAGATCCAGCTCCGCCGCGTGCTCAACCATACAACCTGA